Proteins from a single region of Syntrophales bacterium:
- a CDS encoding DUF933 domain-containing protein has translation MEIGIVGLPQSGKSTLFEIMTGTKSRDLHGETVVRGQATVPDARFDRLASAFPDLRAVPARIPVTDVHAAGEKAWETLRQSLSGADGLLHVVDGFTIPEVDEVIASYRRLEDDLVLSDLMVVENRIEKLRKMSRTAMKPLDQLHLAILPRALERLEAGLPLREAGFSEEEAFSLRSFSFWTIRPELVVINTAEDNLALAEAFREKAALSSPVIGICCQLEADLTGLSPEEQKEFLAPLGLEEPAFGRVIRAAFALLNRISFFTIGKEEVKAWVIPAETKAPRAAGTIHKDFERGFIKAEVIHFEEFETSGKSWAAVKTAGKLRLEGKEYVVRDGDIIQFRFNV, from the coding sequence ATGGAAATCGGCATTGTCGGACTTCCCCAGAGCGGAAAGAGCACCCTCTTCGAGATCATGACCGGGACGAAAAGTCGGGATCTCCACGGCGAGACGGTCGTCCGGGGGCAGGCGACGGTCCCGGACGCGCGCTTCGACCGGCTCGCCTCCGCCTTTCCCGACCTCCGGGCCGTTCCGGCCCGGATCCCCGTGACCGACGTCCACGCAGCGGGCGAGAAGGCCTGGGAAACGCTCCGGCAGAGCCTGAGCGGGGCCGACGGCCTCCTGCACGTGGTGGACGGCTTTACGATTCCCGAGGTCGACGAGGTCATCGCCTCCTACCGCCGCCTCGAAGACGACCTGGTGCTCTCGGACCTGATGGTCGTGGAAAACCGCATCGAGAAGCTCCGGAAAATGTCAAGGACGGCCATGAAGCCCCTGGACCAGCTCCACCTGGCCATCCTGCCCCGGGCGCTGGAGCGGCTGGAGGCGGGCCTTCCGCTCCGGGAAGCCGGATTCTCCGAGGAGGAGGCCTTTTCCCTCCGCAGCTTTTCCTTCTGGACGATCCGTCCCGAGCTCGTCGTGATCAACACCGCGGAAGACAATCTGGCCCTGGCGGAGGCCTTCCGGGAGAAGGCGGCCCTGTCGTCCCCGGTCATCGGGATCTGCTGCCAGCTCGAGGCCGACCTGACGGGCCTCTCGCCGGAAGAGCAGAAGGAGTTCCTGGCCCCTCTGGGACTGGAAGAGCCGGCCTTCGGGCGCGTTATCCGGGCGGCCTTTGCGCTCCTGAACCGCATCTCCTTCTTTACCATCGGCAAGGAGGAGGTGAAGGCCTGGGTTATCCCCGCGGAGACGAAAGCGCCGCGGGCCGCCGGGACGATACACAAGGACTTCGAGCGGGGCTTCATCAAGGCCGAGGTCATTCACTTCGAGGAGTTCGAGACCTCCGGGAAATCCTGGGCGGCCGTGAAGACGGCGGGAAAGCTCAGGCTGGAGGGGAAGGAGTATGTCGTCCGGGATGGGGATATTATCCAGTTCCGCTTCAACGTCTGA